The Lolium perenne isolate Kyuss_39 chromosome 6, Kyuss_2.0, whole genome shotgun sequence genome segment ACGTAACCAGCGCTATACCGCCACGTGGTTGTATGCAGAACACGTCGGATATACTGGTGGATGATGAGCTCTGGTCTACCATGTGTATCACGCAGGGCAAGAAAGAAGAAAGTCAAAAAGCACTGAGTACAACGTTCACACATAGTCCATGCGTTTAAAATCACTCTCACTCTACATATTAGTTTTGAACAAAGTCATACGGAGAAATCCGATATTGATGTGGTTGGCAAAACACAACTTTCAAATTTATTGCAAACATTAAGTGATAGGAGAAGTGACGGTAAAAGAGCAAGGGGTTGATGCAACCCACATCAACATTGTGAAGTCTTACTAGCCATGTAGTAAAATATCAATGTTTGCATAATTGAgtgcatataatatgaaaatatgtTTCTTGATAGCTCAAACAATACCGATTTGATGTTATACATGTTAATAATTTTTCCCATGTACTTGATCAAACTTTGTCAAATCTGACTTTGACCAAAGGTAATATGCACAACAATTTGGAATAGTCGGAGTGAAGATGAAAGAAGACATAAGAGCGCCGATTGAGACGACGGTGACAGAAATAGCGAGTGGCAACAACATCATGGTGTTCACCATTGTTGGCATGATCGCGGTTGGTAAGACCAATCTTGCCCATATGATCTTCAATAAAGAAGTCATGGATGCAAACATCCTAATAATTTCAAGAAAATATACTATGAAATGGTACCATTTTCATACTGTAGATTTTAGTACGTATATGTATATATACTTGATCAATATTTGCAtttcattcgcaaaaaaaaattgcATTCTTGAAATTTTGAAAATAGTCATAACAAAGCTTTGATCTTAAACATGGCAGACCATGTGCGGGAAAAGCATTTGTTATTCTGCTTTCTCTGTTGGCCCCACCCGTGTCAGTGataccatctccatctccatcttcCTCTCCCCTGGCCCTGCCTGTCTCCCTCCGCTATAATACCCTTCACCTAAAAATAATACCATGAGCTCAACGGCAGCTGCTCCCGGTCGCCGTCatgggctcctcctcctcctctcctgccGCCTGAGGActcgaccgccgccgccgccgcagcagcaACCAGCAAGCAGCCGGAGGAGGAGGCCAAGATTCCCTCTTTCCACGACTGAATCCAACCCGTAAGTCCCGAAATCTCTCCTCTGTCTGACTCTCTGTTCTTGCTCTCGAATCCCCTCCTGCCAATGCGCGCCGTTTCTTGGGTTCCGACTGAGGATTTCGAGGGCGGGCCGCGTTCTCGGACTGCTCCCCCATCCCATGCCGCTGATCCGCGGGTAACGGCGGCCGCGGTTGTTGTTTCCTGCTGCTTCTTGCCGCCCGCCCCTATGGTGTTCGACTCATTGCCGCAAGGTGTCGGCCCTCACTTTGTGTTTCAGCCCATTCAGTTTATCTTCAGTTACTAACCGAGCAGGAAACGCGTGAAAATGCTGGAATCTGTGATTGGTTGCCCCGGTCGCTTGCCATTTCAGGCATTGCTCCCTCTTTTCCTCTCGCAGGAACTGCTTGGCCTCAAGCATGGTATATCCTGCACATAATCTGTTTGTTCGTTTCCATGCTGTCTGATTGACACAAGGGGTGAAGGAATATAACAAATGAGATTCTTGCATAATCCAAAGTTTGGCCCCGCTGATTCTGTGGAGATATATTAGTAAGGCCACGCAACATGTTGGATACCACATCGCTTCTTGGTTTCTCCTTGGATGAGGCCACATGTACGAGCAAAAATGGGAGATGCAACCTAGGATCTAGCATATCTTTTCTTGCTAGGAGTAGTGGCCGTGGGTGACATAAATGGCACGAGCGATGCTTACTACAAACGTAATTGTTTCCTTCAAATTCACATTTACTTCTTCATTGCTGTTTTCCTTTCAACTTTTGAACCGAAGCTCCAAATGCTGGTACTCTTCTACATGGACTATGTTAATTTAGGGAATAAACAAATTAATGCTGGCACCTTAAGGTGTTCGACTGATTGCGGCAAAGTGTTGGTCTGTCTGATCTCCTTTGTGTTTCAGTCCATTTGGTTTATCCTCAATTTAGCATGAAAGGCATGGAATGCTGGAATCTGTGCATAGGTGATTCATGGCTTGCTATTTGCTTGCTTGGTTGCTGTCTTATTGACTCAAGGAATATAATAAATGTGTTGCATAATCCAACCTTAAGGTGTTACCTGCTGCTTCTTGCCACCCTTAAGGTGTTTGATGGATTGCCGCAAAGTGTGCTCTCCTCTGTGTTTCAGCCCATTTAGTTTATCTCCAGCTAGTACTAAATAAGCACGAAACACATGGAATGCTGGAATCTGTGCCTAGTTTGCTTTGGTAGCTTGCCATTTTAGGCATTGCTTCTTTTTTCCTCTTGCAGGAAGTACTTGGCCTTAAGCATAGTATACTGCTCATATTCTGTCTGTCTGTTTGTTTGCTTGCTGCCTGATTGACACAAGGAATATAATACATGAGCTATAATACCCTTCACCTTAAAAAATACATAAGCTCAACAGAAGCAGCTCACGGTCGCCACCATGgggtcctcctccacctctcctgcCACCTGAGGAGTCGAGCGCCACCGCCGCAGCAACCAGCGAGCCATCTAGCAGCCGGTGGAGACCGAGATTTCCTCTTTATCCGTAAGTCTGAAATCTCTGGTCCGACTGTTTTTCTTGTTCTCGAATCCCCACCTTCTCCCCCCTGCTGCCAATGCCCGCCGTTTCTTGGGTTCCGAGTGAGGAATTAAAGGGAGAGCTGCGTTCTCGAACGCTCCCCCCTCATTCGATTCCGGCAGCTGCCCGCTGATCTCCCGGTAATGGCAGCCCGCAGTTTCTTTCTGCATTTAAGGTGTTCGACCGATTGCCGCAAAGTGTCGGCTCGTCTGGTCTCTTTCGTGTCTCAGACCATTTAATTTATCTTCAGTTAGTACAAAATAAGCACGAAACGCATGGAATGCTGGAATAGGTGCTTACTTTGGTTTGTGGCTTGCCATTTCAGGCGCTGTTTCCTTTTTGCAGGAAGCAAAGTATCCTGATAAAATCTGCTTGATTGTTTGTTTGCTTGCTGTCTGATTGACACAATGGGGGTGAAGGAATGTAATAAATGCATTGCATAATCCAAAGGTTTGGCCCCGCAGCTTTTGTTCTCTGCCTAGCAAATAGTTTGGGCCCAATCTGGATTTTGTGGAGAGATTAGCATTTCATGGAAGGACCACACCACTTCTTGATTTTTTCCTTCGATGAGACCACATGTATGAGCAAAAATGGGGGATGCTTGCCGGGCGAACCTAGGATCTCTATATTTTTTCTTCCTAGGAGTAGTCTTAGTGAATGGCATAAATGGTACAAGTGATGCCTACTACACATGAATGCATTCTGTCTAATAGCCTGTCTTTCTTCTGTCAAGTTGCTTTTCTTCGAGATATTCGATCTGTTGATTGGTCGTATTAAATTGGCATTTACTTCTCATTGCTGTTTCCCTTTCAACTTTTGAACCAAGGCTTCAAATGAACCGAGGCTTCAATTGATACTCATGTTTGTGGACTATGCTAATTTAGGGAAAACAGAGTGCACTGGTGTCACAATAGCAATTAACAATCGTTGTATCTTTTTTTTGCAGGTTTTTTAGTACTCATCAATAATTTTCTAGCATGTGGATAAGCGTGCAGTAGCTTTTGCACCATTTGAGGCACAATGGAGATAGCTTTTCTCATGCCGTTGGTTCTGTCCCTTCTTCTGTTCCCTAATAGCATCTGCCGGAGCTTAGCTGCAAGGCCTCCTGTTGTGAATATTGGGTCCATTCTTCAATTGAACTCCACCACTGGAGGTGTTTCGGAGGTTGCCATCCATGCTGCCTTGGAGGATATCAACTCTGATCCGACAGTTTTGAATGGAACTACATTAAATGTTCTAATGAAGGATGCAAGTTGCTTAGATGGTTTCCTTGGCATGGTTCAAGGTAGACCAACTATAACATCACTCGTTCATTTTGTGTTGGTAAAATAGTGTTTGCTTCTGTTCTAGAGTTCTGATGATGGTACCGTATTCCTTGTATCAGCTTTGCAGTTCATGGAGACTGATGCTATTGCAATCATTGGCCCCCAGTGCTCCACAATTGCTCATATCATCTCATATGTTGCAAATGAGCTCCGGGTCCCTTTAATGTCATTTGCGTCTGATGCAACTCTTTCATCGATACAGTTCCCTTTCTTTGTTAGGACTGCTCCTAGTGATCTCTATCAAATGGCGGCTGTGGCAGCAGTTGTTGACTACAACAGGTGGAAGATAGTCACTgctgtatacattgatgatgattATGGTCgaaatggtattgctgctttggaTGATGCACTTACAGCAAAGCGCTGCAAAATCTCCTACAAGGTTGGGTTTCCTGCCAATGCTAAAAATAGTGACCTCATAAATTTGTTAGTCAGTGTCAGTTATGTGGAGTCTCGTGTTATCATCCTCCATACTGGTGCTGCACCTGGACTCAGGCTTTTCTCTATGGCGAACCGGCTAAACATGATGGGCAATGGCTATGTATGGATTGCAACTGACTGGCTTTCTGCTTATCTTGATTCCAATTCATCTGTTCCTGCTGACATTATATATGGGATGCAAGGTGTTCTTACTTTAAGGCCACACATCCCCAACTCAAAGATGAAGAGTAGTTTGGTCTCCAAGTGGAGCAGGCAAAGTAAGAAGTACAACCATAGTGATCTTCGTTTAAGTTCCTATGGTTTTCAAGTTTATGATAGCGTGTGGGCATTAGCTCATGCTCTGGATGCCTTCTTCGATGATGGTGGGAGGATTTCCTTTTCAAACGACTCAAGGTTGCGTGATGCAACTGGGGGAACTCTTCACCTTGAAGCAATGAGTATTTTTGACATGGGAAATAAATTACGTGAGAAGATTAGAAAGGTAAACTTCACTGGGGTGTCTGGGAAAGTACAATTTGATGCTTCTGGTGACCTCATTCGTCCTGCATATGACATCATAAACATCCTCGGTAATGGCATGCGGACAATTGGTTTTTGGTCAAATTATTCTGGTTTGTTATCAACCATCCCTCCAGAGGATCTATATTCAAAGCCTCCTAATGTTTCCCTAGCCAATGAACGTTTGTACGATGTTATTTGGCCTGGGGAAACTGCACAGAGACCTCGAGGCTGGGTTTTTCCTTCTAATGCCAAGGAGTTGAGAATTGGTGTTCCCAACAGATTCAGCTTCAGAGAGTTTGTCACGAAAGACAATGTTACTGGGTCAATGAAGGGCTATTGCATCGATGTCTTTACTCAGGCATTGGCTCTGCTTCCTTATCCAGTTACATACAAGTTTGTACCTTTTGGGAGTGGTACTGAAAATCCTCATTATGACAAACTCGTACAGATGATTGAATCAAATGTAAGTACACAATGTTTTTTGTCTTCTTCTACACATCCCATCATGCCATATTGACCAGGGTTATCTTATCCTGCAGGAGTTTGATGGAGCTATAGGAGATGTCGCAATCACCATGAACCGGACAGTGATTGCTGATTTCACCCAGCCGTTCATTGAAACAGGCTTGGTTATCTTGTCTCCGGTTAAAAAGCATATTACAACGTCCTGGGCATTTTTGCAGCCATTTACATTGGAGATGTGGTGTATTACAGGGGTGTTCTTTCTTGTTGTGGGTGTGGTTGTTTGGGTTCTTGAACATCGAATCAATGATGAATTCCGCGGTTCACCACGACAACAAATGATAACTATTTTCTGGTAAGAAGCCGACTTGCACCTTTTGACTTTTGTATCGGCTACATGTATTTCAGTTCAGTTTTCTTACAAATGTTGCAGTTTCTACTTTCTACAAGCCGTATGCAATATATTGTATACTGCTAGCACCTTAAAATAACCTTGCCAGCTAACATCCAAAAACGAAGCTATTACTAGTGAGCATAAGTCTTGTGGTGAGAGGTATAGAGGATATTGAGTCTATTCTCATATAATAGAAGGATGTGCTACTCTATTTCTCTTATGTTATCATGTACCTCTCCAAATGTGCTGCCAAATGCTATCATGGTGTAGTGTTTCTTCACTCTCAAATTATAATCTCCGTTTTGATTGTCTGCAGGTTCAGCTTTTCAACTTTATTCTTTGCGCACAGTGAGTAAACCAACCTTCTACATCCCGTTTCTTTTTTATTTGTATGAGTAACATTCTGTTCTGACTCATGTGTTTCACATCTGTATCTGTTCCCAGGAGAAAACACGATGAGCACCTTAGGGCGTGGTGTCCTGCTCATATGGTTATTTGTTGTTTTGATCATTCAATCCAGCTACACTGCGAGTCTTACTTCCATTCTGACCGTGCAACAACTTGATACTTCTATAAGAGGAATTGATGACCTGAAAAATAGCGATGATCCTGTTGGTTTTCAAGTGGGTTCTTTTGCACAAGAATACATGGTCAAGGAACTAAACATATCACGTTCAAGGTTAAGACCTCTCGGTTCTCCCCAACAATACGCTGAAGCCCTCAAGCTAGGCCCTAAGAAAGGAGGCGTTATGGCCATTATCGATGAGCGACCCTATGTCGAACTGTTCTTGTCAAGTTACTGCAAGATTGCAGTAGCTGGCTCAGATTTCACCAGCAGAGGATGGGGCTTTGTAAGTACACCTGAATCTTATCTGTGGTTGAATTCTAAAAACTACGCCTACTTTCTTTCACGAATTAAAGGCTAGCACCTTACAAAGTTCACTCCGACAGGCATTTCCAAGGGACTCCCCTTTGCAAGTAGACCTGTCCACCGCGATCCTGTCACTTTCAGAGAACGGGGAGCTGCAGCGGATCCACGACAAGTGGCTCAAGACAGGCGAGTGCGCGACTGACACCAACGAGTTCATCGACTCGAATCAGCTCCGCCTGGAGAGCTTCTGGGGCCTGTTTCTCATCTGCGGTGTGGCGTGCATCCTCGCACTACTCATCTACTTCGGCATCATGCTACGCAAATACCTGAGACACGAGCCAAAGAAGAGCCTCCGAAGATTTATCTCGTTCGTCGATGACAAGGAGCCGCCAAAGAACAGGAAGAAGCGGTCCCAGAGCCTGCCTGCGAGCTCGACAGGCAGCCTTTCTGCTCTTGACATCGAGAGGCCTGCGAGGCCAGTTAGGAGTGGCAGTGTTATTGATATAGAAAGCTAGTTGATGTGTACAAAGCTAAGATATATTACTATATGTTTTCGACCCGAGATGCAACATCTTGCGGGTCAGTTTACCCAATCTAATCGAGGGGGAAATAGGTTGAGTGGCCATTTAGGGGATTTGAGTTCCTTAGGTTTCTGGCAGCATGAAAAATTGTATAGAAGCAACTCTTGTCCTTGATGTTATTATGAATGGAAGGATTGTGTTTGTTTGAGTGACAAGTCAGAGTTATCTTAGATGGTTGTTGCCTGGATGGATGTGATCACACAGGCAAGTCTTTCATTTTATTTTGTGTGAAACTACAGAGATTTAAATTTCTATGCCCCAGCAAGGAACTTTGATGTTCTTGATTCAAGTGCAATTAAGTAATCACAGGGATAGTCTCTGTAAATAAAAAAGACCATCACCATTGGAAGCTGAAGCTGCAGTCTCACAAGGCAATATAGTCTAAACATGCAGGAACTCTCATCCAGAATATAACAGGTAGTAGTACTGTAGCACTAGTTTGCTTGTGAGCACATATGTTTTTTCCTCTTATTACACATTCCACAATTTGTACTATACTGTATACATCAATTATCATAAACTAAAGTAGACAGAAAATACAATTTTAATAATAttactaaaataaaataaatgggGAGGTATAAAATGGAGAATGGAATATTCTGATAATTTTGTACCCTACCATTTCTGGATAATATGCTGAGCTGATGTAGTGGCGTCAGTTGAGCGCGCGCCATCATCCTTCCCCATGTCTCCTCCGCCGTCGATGGCTCCCTCGGCActgccttctagaaccttccaccgGCCCCCGCTTCCCTCCCCTGCTCCCCCTACGCCGCCTCCTCCGAGGGAGACGGCCGTGGCATGCCGCCTCTCCCGGCGGAGGGTGGCCGCGCAGCTCCTCCTCTCGGCCGGCTTCCTCACCGCCGTCTGCCCGCTGCCAGCGCTCGCCGCAAGGAGGGGCCGCCAGACCGTACGGCCAGAGGATTACGCGTCTACACGTACGTCAGCGCGTGTCCCTTATACCTGCGCCGCTGGTTTCTTGGTTTCTGCTCAGATTTTTTCCCCAAAAGCTTGCTCATTCCCGAATCCCGACTGACGCTGATTAGTGTCAGATTATTTGCTGTTAAATAATCTGTTTGGTATTCGTAATTGCAAATACGGCTCACGATAAAAATTATAGACTTTCTAGTGCCTAAATTTGAGCTCCACTTTGCGATATCTGATTAATCTGACCTGGGAAACTATTGTGAGCAGCTGAGGGCTTGAAGTACTATGATCTTGTCGAAGGGAAGGGCCCAACTGCTGAGAAGGGGTCAACTGTTCAGGTAAATTAATTGGAAAAAAAATGCTAGCAACACCCTTCATTCCTAAACTGAAATTGATTGCTGCTGATGTTCTTTGCTGAAGGTGCATTTCGACTGCATATACCGGAGCATCACGGTGGTGTCGAGCCGCGAAGCGAAGCTCCTAGCAGGGAACCGGAGCATCGCGCAGGTTATGTTGCAAACTGACTGAGTACTCTCCCCCATTTTTGTGGGCTAGTGGTAGAAATTCTCGTTCAGGACAATCAGAACTAAGATGTTTGTGTGTCTTCCTCTAGTAGCCTTACGTGTTCACTGTCGGATCGCTGCCTGGGAAAGAGCGGAAGCGGGACTTCGCGGACACCGCCAACGGGCTGTACTCCGCACAGGCTTCGCCAAAGCCTCCCGCGGCTATGTACATGATAACCGAGGGGATGAAAGTAGGGGGAAAGGTACGGAGAACTGGCACAAGTGAAGGGACTTTCCCTCTTTACTATATTACTGACCTGATCCTCTGTTTTTGTTGTACAGAGGAGGGTCATTGTTCCCCCGGAGCTCGGATATGCGAAAAAGGGCTTGAACGAGATACCGGTAAAACTCCAGTGTCTTGTAGTCTGATTAGGTATCTGAGCACTTTGGCTTACTGACACGCCATTGTTTGATTCCATGCTTATTTGCAGCCTGATGCTAGTTTTGAACTGAATATAGAGCTCTTGCAAGTGATCCCTCCTGCAGAAAATTGACCATTCTCGTTTTGCACTGGATGTGAAAGATTGATGAGGTACTTGTGAAGTTTCACAAATTTTAGAGGAATGTGCCTATTTTATACTTTTTTCGTTCTCGTTAACCATACATGTACGTGAGAAATACGATGACAATATATTTTGCCTGGATATCTATCGATGTGTCGAGATGCAAAGCTTTTGCTTTATTTTTTCAAAAATTGTATGCCTGGAAAGGACTTGTTTGGAACGTGAAAATTCCAGTACCAGAAGCAAAACTTAAGTAGGTGAAAATCGTTACTTCGATTTATCATTAATCGTGTTGCAGCAAAATTGTACAAAACATATTCACCACAATTTTATGGTGCCTGTATGATTCTATAGAAATGGTCATATTCATCCGCCAATGTGAAGACAGCACGATCTGGTGCTCATTCAAAGGTCCTCAACGCCGTTGATGTCCTGAAATAAAAGAATACATACTCTTGTTTAAAAAGAAAATCAGTGTGTGCTGCCAGATTGCCTTTTGATCTAGACATGAAATGCTGAACAATAGTCAATTTTGTAGGAATTCTAATTGTTGAGACATGTTATTAATGCAACCGTTTCACTTCAAAATTACCACAGACCTCACGTAAAAAAATAAGCACACTCGaactttgattttttttcttaaaCTGCAAAATTCTTGAAAGACCGGTAAGTGTGTGTATCTTGGggaaagataccttgttctcgatCACTTTGCCATCTGGGATTTCCAGCTTCACACCTGGTTTTGCTGTGATGGTCACCTTGCCCTATAAAATTTGAAAGTGTCATCATCAATGTTTTAAATATGGTGAGATATGTATTTTCTTAAATAGTCATAACCCAGGACAAGAATCATGTGAGAAGCAAAGCTGCACATTATCGTGATAAAGATTTGTGTAAGAATTAAAAATGCATGTACCAAATATTCTGGAAATGTTGTCTCAGAGCTGGTACTACAAGCAAGATTGTAATAGTTTGACAAATTGTTGGAGATACCTTCAGCACGATGCCAGAACCAAACCAAACATCACCGGAAACCTTCAAGCTGTCGAGCTCAACAATACTTGGAATCGATTTGAAGCGACCAAGGAAGCTCCCAACCTGCCATTACATGAAGAAAGAAGACCATCTTATTTGCATTTGGAGCTCTAAAAAACTGATGTTCCCTTTTTTGTGAAGAATTAAGGTTACAGCTTGACCTTCTTGAACTCAGGGCCTAGCTCAATCGAGGGATTTGATGGATCTGTTCTAGCTGAATTCCGTGTAACGAAGCCATCAACCAAGGTGTACAGATCAGACTACAAGGTGAAAAAAATTCAGTTATAAATAGGAGAGTTGACCTAAAGAGTTTATTCGCCAAATCATGCAAACCTGTACTAGCTGCAAATCTGATGTCGCCTTTACTGGTAGGAACCGGGACCTTGGAACATTCATACCAATGGCGTGGTCAAAGAACTGTTCCGACAAAATATGATTGTCATGTTTATATGCAGGATACAGGTATAATAATCAATATATTTTTAAATGGTATTTTGGTAGTACCCTGATCGCGGCACCAGCTGCTGTTTCCAACTGAAGAACTTTCACGCCTTCAACTTCCTGAAACGTGTTTGTTGTCCATCACAAGCTTTGTTAAGTTCTTCACAAATCATAGCTAAGAAGTAACAAGCTCATGAAGCAATCTTTCTGTAAGAAGAGATCATCGAAATGCAATATTACCTTAGGGTTTGGAATGATCTCCATCTTGAGTGCATCAGCCTCGACAAGGCGTTTGATAGCCTTCAAGTTCACCCATCTAATAAAGCAGGCAGCAGTATTATATGACGTTGGaatgatcttttaaaactgaaatgGACTCTATGAATTCACTTACAGATTGTTGGTGTTGAAGATCTTGAATTTCTCAATTGATTTGAACTCATCCACCTAAGTTTCAGCAAAATGCAG includes the following:
- the LOC127308798 gene encoding peptidyl-prolyl cis-trans isomerase FKBP18, chloroplastic; translated protein: MSPPPSMAPSALPSRTFHRPPLPSPAPPTPPPPRETAVACRLSRRRVAAQLLLSAGFLTAVCPLPALAARRGRQTVRPEDYASTPEGLKYYDLVEGKGPTAEKGSTVQVHFDCIYRSITVVSSREAKLLAGNRSIAQPYVFTVGSLPGKERKRDFADTANGLYSAQASPKPPAAMYMITEGMKVGGKRRVIVPPELGYAKKGLNEIPPDASFELNIELLQVIPPAEN
- the LOC127308796 gene encoding glutamate receptor 3.1, which codes for MEIAFLMPLVLSLLLFPNSICRSLAARPPVVNIGSILQLNSTTGGVSEVAIHAALEDINSDPTVLNGTTLNVLMKDASCLDGFLGMVQALQFMETDAIAIIGPQCSTIAHIISYVANELRVPLMSFASDATLSSIQFPFFVRTAPSDLYQMAAVAAVVDYNRWKIVTAVYIDDDYGRNGIAALDDALTAKRCKISYKVGFPANAKNSDLINLLVSVSYVESRVIILHTGAAPGLRLFSMANRLNMMGNGYVWIATDWLSAYLDSNSSVPADIIYGMQGVLTLRPHIPNSKMKSSLVSKWSRQSKKYNHSDLRLSSYGFQVYDSVWALAHALDAFFDDGGRISFSNDSRLRDATGGTLHLEAMSIFDMGNKLREKIRKVNFTGVSGKVQFDASGDLIRPAYDIINILGNGMRTIGFWSNYSGLLSTIPPEDLYSKPPNVSLANERLYDVIWPGETAQRPRGWVFPSNAKELRIGVPNRFSFREFVTKDNVTGSMKGYCIDVFTQALALLPYPVTYKFVPFGSGTENPHYDKLVQMIESNEFDGAIGDVAITMNRTVIADFTQPFIETGLVILSPVKKHITTSWAFLQPFTLEMWCITGVFFLVVGVVVWVLEHRINDEFRGSPRQQMITIFWFSFSTLFFAHRENTMSTLGRGVLLIWLFVVLIIQSSYTASLTSILTVQQLDTSIRGIDDLKNSDDPVGFQVGSFAQEYMVKELNISRSRLRPLGSPQQYAEALKLGPKKGGVMAIIDERPYVELFLSSYCKIAVAGSDFTSRGWGFAFPRDSPLQVDLSTAILSLSENGELQRIHDKWLKTGECATDTNEFIDSNQLRLESFWGLFLICGVACILALLIYFGIMLRKYLRHEPKKSLRRFISFVDDKEPPKNRKKRSQSLPASSTGSLSALDIERPARPVRSGSVIDIES